One Anoplopoma fimbria isolate UVic2021 breed Golden Eagle Sablefish chromosome 21, Afim_UVic_2022, whole genome shotgun sequence DNA segment encodes these proteins:
- the cpb1 gene encoding carboxypeptidase B — protein sequence MRVLLLLGLVAFALADITRFEGDKVFRLKPVLDEHVTLIKQLAKSIEVDFWSPESSEMVTIDIDVDIHVPAMYLDIVYTILQQSDIKHEVLIKDLQSAVEAQADNKPSPRAHSYTKYNNWNTVQSWIASISSSNSNLISKQVIGNTYEGRPMTVLKLGKKSSSTKPAIFMDCGIHAREWISPAFCQWFVKEALSTYGSDAQMTSLLDEMDVFVLPVFNIDGYDYTHKSNRMWRKTRSRKSQSSCIGADPNRNFNAGWCTTGASSNPCSDTFCGYTPESEIEVRNVADFIRRNKSVLKAYLTVHSYSQLLLFPYSYTFDLAADHSELLKVAEGASAALRSLYGTRYTSGPGAATIYPAAGGSDDWAYDLGVKYSYTFELRDTGRYGFLLPESQIKPTCEETMLAIKYIAAYVQKNLY from the exons ATGAGGGTCCTCCTGCTTCTCGGATTGGTGGCTTTTGCCCTGGCTGACATCACTCGCTTCGAGGG agATAAAGTCTTCCGTCTGAAGCCGGTGCTTGATGAGCATGTGACTCTTATTAAGCAACTGGCTAAGAGCATCGAG GTCGACTTCTGGAGCCCCGAGAGCTCTGAGATGGTGACCATCGACATTGACGTGGACATCCATGTGCCTGCCATGTACCTGGATATTGTGTACACCATCCTGCAGCAGAGTGACATTAAGCATGA GGTCCTGATTAAGGATCTGCAGTCTGCTGTTGAAGCCCAGGCTGACAACAAGCCTTCTCCCAGAGCCCACAGCTACACCAAGTACAACAACTGGAacaca GTCCAGTCCTGGATTGCCTCCATTTCTTCCTCCAATTCTAATCTGATCAGCAAGCAGGTGATTGGAAACACCTACGAGGGACGCCCAATGACTGTCCTCAAG CTCGGTAAGAAGTCCAGCTCCACCAAACCCGCTATCTTCATGGATTGTGGTATCCACGCAAGGGAGTGGATCTCTCCTGCTTTCTGCCAGTGGTTTGTCAAAGAG GCTCTGTCCACCTATGGCAGTGATGCTCAGATGACCAGCCTGCTGGACGAGATGGATGTCTTTGTCCTGCCCGTCTTTAACATTGATGGCTACGACTACACCCACAAGAGC AACAGGATGTGGAGGAAGACTCGCTCCAGGAAGTCTCAATCTAGCTGCATTGGTGCCGATCCCAACAGGAACTTCAACGCTGGCTGGTGCA CCACTGGAGCCTCCAGCAACCCCTGCAGCGACACCTTCTGCGGATACACACCCGAGTCTGAGATCGAGGTCAGGAACGTTGCCGACTTCATCCGCAGGAACAAGTCCGTCCTTAAGGCCTACCTCACCGTCCACTCCTActcccagctgctgctcttCCCCTATTCCTACACCTTTGATCTGGCTGCAGACCACAGTGAGCTG CTGAAGGTTGCTGAGGGAGCATCCGCTGCTCTGCGTAGTCTGTATGGTACTCGCTACACCAGTGGACCTGGTGCTGCAACCATCT ACCCCGCAGCTGGAGGCTCTGATGACTGGGCCTACGACCTGGGAGTGAAGTATTCCTACACCTTCGAGTTGCGTGACACTGGTCGTTATGGCTTCCTGCTGCCCGAGTCTCAGATCAAGCCCACATGCGAGGAGACCATGCTGGCCATCAAGTACATCGCCGCCTACGTGCAGAAGAACCTCTATTAA